The Solidesulfovibrio fructosivorans JJ] DNA segment CTTCTTGATTTCCATGCTCTTCTCCTTGAAAGCGCGCACTGCCCGGTATGATTGCGGCTGCGGCGGACCGCGCCCGTGCGTCCAACCGCCCGATTTTGACCTACCCCGCGATGCCGGCTCGCCCACTCGGACGAAATCCCGCATCTCCAACCGACGTTAATTGCTTTGCACCAACAAGTCCAGCCCCAAAAGGCGTTTCCGACAAACGGGCGTGCCTAGGCCAGTGCCGCGGCCACGATTTCGGCCAGCCCCTGGCTCAGGCGCGTCACCAGCCCCGGATCCTCGGCCTCGACCATGACCCGGGCCAGGCTTTCGGTGCCGGAATAACGCAACAGCACCCTGCCCCGCCCGGCCAGTTCGCGCTCGGCCTCGGCCGTGGCCCGCTCGATGGCCGGGACTTCGCTGAAGGGGATCTTGCGGGCCACGGGCACGTTCACGAGTTCCTGGGGAAAGGGGGACACAAGCGTGGCCAGCTCGGAAAGGGGCTTGCCCCGCTGCACCATGATCCGCATGAGCTGGAGCGCGGCCAGGGTGCCGTCGCCGGTGGTGCTGTGGTTGAGGAAAATCAGATGGCCGGACTGTTCGCCGCCGAGCACGGCGCCTTTCCCCCGCATGGCCTCGACCACGTAACGGTCGCCGACCGGAGTGCGCAACAGCGTCCCGTTGTGGGACTTCATGAACAACTCAAGCGCCATGTTGCTCATGACCGTGGCCACGAGCAAATTGCCGGGCAGCTTGCCCCGCTCCATGAAGTCCAGGGCGCAGATGGCCATGATCTGGTCGCCGTCCAGAATACGGCCCTTTTCGTCGGCCACGATGACCCGGTCGGCGTCGCCGTCCAGGGCGATGCCGATATCGGCCCCATGCGCGACCACGGCCCGGGCCACGCCTTCCGGATGCAGCGAGC contains these protein-coding regions:
- the glmM gene encoding phosphoglucosamine mutase; this translates as MEKKLFGTDGLRGKVNVYPMTPDVVMRLGLAVGQVLRNGGRRHKVLIGKDTRLSGYIYEYALASGFCAAGMDVILVGPLPTPAISFLTRDMRADVGVVISASHNPYTDNGIKFFDHMGFKLPDAVEDRIAGLVEGCGQNWQLPAPEEVGRASKIHDSIGRYNVFLKNTVPLDVSFDNMKIVLDCANGAAYRVAPEVFEELGAEVVKIGVEPDGTNINRGVGSLHPEGVARAVVAHGADIGIALDGDADRVIVADEKGRILDGDQIMAICALDFMERGKLPGNLLVATVMSNMALELFMKSHNGTLLRTPVGDRYVVEAMRGKGAVLGGEQSGHLIFLNHSTTGDGTLAALQLMRIMVQRGKPLSELATLVSPFPQELVNVPVARKIPFSEVPAIERATAEAERELAGRGRVLLRYSGTESLARVMVEAEDPGLVTRLSQGLAEIVAAALA